One Carettochelys insculpta isolate YL-2023 chromosome 1, ASM3395843v1, whole genome shotgun sequence genomic window, CTGGCAACAATGACTCTTCAAGGAATTACAAtggaagagcttcaaaaggatttcCTGGCATGCACtctagaggtggctgcatcttgaGACCACCAAATGTTCAAGCTGGCACAGTAGCTGGTAAACCGCTTATTGATACTGTAAACAAAGCTTTGGTGACCAGTCAGATGGTCAGTTGTGTAGCTGCATTCCTAACTGAACATGCTTGGTAATCCATGGCTCTTCCAGCCTCATAATGCCTTTCTACCACTGAAACCAAATCAGCACTGATGGAAATGGCTGTTGGTTTCAGTTTCAAATATCCTCCTTTCCCATCTTTTCCTGGTGCTTATTTTGGAGCAGTGACGAGGTTTTATTGCCGTGCGACAGAATTGGTATAACCAGAGTTGTTCTGAGTCACAATTTCGTGACTAGCTTGTTGTAATGAAGAGTCTGAAACATAGCATCCTCCGTCTATGACACTTCCCACGTATTTGATAGGTTTGAGGAAAATTTCCCTTTCCATGTTAATGTCTTGAATTAATGGTTCACTTCATGGCAAAGCCCAGAATACTCAGTGAGGCTTTAGATTCAGTTGACCTGTTATTGACTAAATCCGTACTTTGAATTAGCCCGCTGCACCTCCTAGTAATCCTTCTCTCGGCCTTGCCTCCTCTGATTATATTTCAAGCTAAGAATAAGAAAGTAGCTAAGCATTTACCGAGTAAGCTGCCATTTCTCCAAATTGTTACTTCTTTCCATTCGCTGAAGTAACGGATTCTATTGCATTTGGGTGCAGATCTTTCCAATCTGACACGTAAGGAATAGCACTTTTCAGAATCAAACCCTTGCTCTTCAATTTTGCAACAGCTAGATTTTCTAGACTAGATAGGAAGATACATGATCATTAATTAGTGTTTTCAATGTATATTTTTCCTCAGTGTATTATACTATATCATTGTAATAACACAGTTAAGAGATAGACtgacacaaataaaaaaaaccaccctCAGTTTTTTAGGAGATCTGGATCTTGGCTGGATTTTCTTGGGTCATACCTATTTCTAGTTTTCAGCAACGTTACAGTTACATTAACATATAGTTCTATGCTACATTTATGCCTCAATAATCATTTATAGTGAAACAAACAGAATTAGCTTTGATTCACAAAGTGTACAAAAATTAGTTATGTGCCCTGGAAGAATTAATtcaattaaataaaatgtaacaCTAGTATTTATGTTCTAGATAAATAAAATGCCTGTAACATTttctcttccccatcccctgttctctgttgttgggttttttctcacacttttcattttcatttcgtATGTATGTTTCCCCTTCTTGCTCACCTTCTTTATGTTTTACCTTTCCCTATATCTTCTTGTCACGTGCCTGTGCCGTGATGCATAAGTTCCTTAATCTTGGCCACTCACTGAAATGTTGATGTTCGGTATCCATTGGATAGCCAGGATCCAAGTACACATTAGGCTTTCCTTCACTGCTGTAAAAGATGTGTTTTTGCTGGTGGTAACTAACACTGGAAGACCAGGCACTTAGTTTACCATGAGATAAACTCACCAAGGCCAGTCCCTGGAGGTGATATATGACTATTTAGCTTGACAAATTAGCTTGACTTTATATTAAAGTGTTTGGCTTTCAGCGTATATTTATCTCACGATAGCATGTGTGATAGTTACTCCAAAGGGGAAAATGCCACTGTTTTTCAGTGAAGAGCAAGCCTTATTCTGTTGCCAGCCCATCAAGTGTATGTTAATGCAAAGGGGAGGGCCTGCAGAAAACTCCCCCCTTTATTTTCTGTGGAAGTGCCACTCCCATCTCTTTTCTGAGTTAAGTGAGAATTGCAAATTGTACCCACCTGCCATTCTTTGTCATATTTGCTTTTATACTGAAGTTCAAGCATCAAGCACCATGTTGGTGTCTTTGGTTTACTACATTGTATGGTAAGTGTATCTCCTTTCCAATCGAAGGTCACATTTTCAGGTGGATTGGGTTTTACTAAGGAAAAAATAGATATAAATAACACAATACTCTCTTAAAATGAGTCACtacatctcagttcaaaccattgTCCCCACCCTCAGACCCACCCGCAAACCATCCCGGAATTCTCTAGTCTGTCATGCCGTTCAGTTCCCCTGGAAGGTACAGCTCTCCACTTGGCCTGTTGTCTGTACATCAAAATGTAATTCAGACCCATGACATCATTCACATGTGCTGTTCTAAAGTGACACATTGTTTCCAGATGATCTGCTGTTGTGGGCACAGTATTTTGAGCTATTTGGTTATTTACCTCTTAGCAGTGGAAGTTGCATTTTCATAGGAGTTGGAGCATAACATGCTTTCCTGAAGTAAGTTagtgcccctttcttttgaaccACAGCACCCACAAAGAaatctaagggcttgtcttcagtATATGGTGGATCAATGCTGCAGTGCTTGATCCATTGGCAGTCGATTTATTTtgtctgcttagacatgataaatcaacctcTGAGTGCTCACCTGTCAACTTCTGCACTCCACTAGGACAAGAAGAGtagtggagtcaatgggagagcaagATCCACCAACCTTCCCACATGGAAGACACATTGGtaagtacatcaacttcagctaaGCAAATAGCATAGCTCAGATCAATGGGCCTTAGCCATAAGACTACTCTGCCTCCCAGGAAGCGGTCAGAATTTAGAAGACATGCTTAATGATGCTCTATAGCTGATTTATTTTACTCAGTATTTATTCCTACAATTCTGTAGATTTCTTTGCAATAATTATTGTATGTTGAATCCATAAGATACATCTACATACATACaacaaacaaaactgtaaaaaaaatggaaataccTCTTCCTTATTCTTCCAATGTTTTCTTACTGTAACACACTGTCATTTTAGGAATGTGATATATTTATCCTTCCACTATGAAAATGGAAGTATGGTTTCAGTTCTTGCTACATGTATGTTTACATATTCTGCATAGACAACTATACTAAATGTTTCAAAATCCAAAAATGCTTGTATTTCTTACTGCTCAAATCCACATCTGGAGCTGAATTTTGGGGTCTTTATTTAAAGCGAGTAACCCCAGTAAAGACAATGAGACCACTGAAGTTATTGTAGAAGACACAGCTTTGGTATACCCAAAGAGAGAACGATAGGCTATCTTATCCATCCTGATAATATTTTATACATTGGACTAATTCGCCATCTTTCTTGATAATATTCTCCACGCTGCAATAGTTCTCTTTTCATCTCAGTCTAAATGCAAAAGAAGACCACTGAAGGCACTGGCATTACCAAGGAATTTGCTTATGTCAATGCATAGCCACTTACTATAGAAATTGGATTTTAGTGATTTGCTGAACAGCTCTTCACTTCCATTCTTATCCTTAAAAGAGATGTGAAGAGAGGTGCCCTCTGTCTTAAAGAGACAGCCAGAATTGTAACCTTGGTCAAGTATATAGTTGGGGCATTGCTTCCAAACTTTGGCTTGAAGAGCTGTGCCAAATCTAtaagtcaaaacaaaataaaatttgttaACACGATCATTATGTTGTCTATTGAAATGAGTTAGTTGCTTTTTGTCactttcatttattaaaaaaaacttcaCCTAAAAGATATTTGCATGGAAGATTTATAGAGGTGCTTTTCAAATCAGAGAAGGGGAGGTCAGTATCCAACACCCATTGTCTTTCCAGTCATCTGTTCATTATAGTTTGAGATTATCTGATTTCTTTAATATTGTCCTTTCTAAGAAGGGAAGGGCTTGTTTTAACAACTGTGTCACTGCATCACATACTCACTGCTTGACAAGATATCCTATTTCATCACAATACTGCTGGAAATGCTGTCTCATATCTCCACTAAAAATGAGTAAGTCTCATACTGGCTGCCTTGTCATTGAGCCAAAGGAACTATCCATATTATATTttcatttgcagcatcaactgATTGCTACACAGCTCTCAAACAGCAGCAAAAGCTGCTAGTGCATGTGAAAAATGGCTCTGGCACACAGGTTGGCATCAGAAGAATGGGTTGTGGGTGTAACCATCTGCACGCAACTAAATATTCAGCAGATCTGCTGATTTGTCTGGAAAATATGTTGTGGTGTGGAGCAAAGATAAACAAGACTGCATGTTGATCTCAATCAAATATAATCTGCTCCTTTATTTGCAGGTACAGTTCACTTGTAACTGGGACTGAGTGAGTTATCTGATGGTATGTCTATGTTGCAATTAAAACACTGTGGGTGGCCCATGCCTGATTACTCAGCCTCAAAGGGCTTAGACTGTAGGGCTGTCAAACTGTGGTGTAGACAGGCCACCAGACCCCCATGAGCCCACGTTAGCTGACACAGGCCAACCAGACGTATTTAATGTCAGAGTAGACAAAAGTGAGCTGACAGCCTTGCTGCTGCcaagaggggcagggcctcaggtggaaaaggcagggccaggacagccagccctcagtgcagccCAGACTGcggtgccccctccctgccttcaGCACTGTCCCTTTGCCTCTCCCATTGGCAAGTGTGTGTAGACGTACTCTCAGAATAACTAAGCAAAGCTGCTACCAAAGGGGAAGAAAATAGCCATTGCCAGTACTTACCTGTAAAAAAAAGTTACATTCCTATCAGGGATGTGGTCTTTAGCGTCCCACGTGATCTGCATCAGTTCATCGTTCAAATTAACTGTTGTGATTTTGAAGGTGTCTTTCAAACCTGTCTCGTTGGAATGACAAAGAAAACGATTTCAACCCTGAGAAATCAAAGACATGACCGCAGATTTGTGAAGAGCTCAGGAGTTCTGATTTAATTACTCCACATTCACAGCTGACAGGAGAAATGAGAGGTACCATGAAGACTTGCAAGGCAGACAAATAAACCTAGAGGACCTAGAGAGGTTAGAAATACGGATGGAAAAATAATACAATGGTAttgagactggaaaaaggcaaaataaaGTCTCTGGAAAAATTAAATCTGAAACATTGTGAGAAAGCGTGCTGACTGAACTTCACCTAGGGACTGTTAGGCCTGATCTACGTTAAAAAGTTAGGCTGATCCAGCTGCATCATTCAAGATGTAAAACTCCACATCTCTGAGCAATATAGTCTAGCTGACATAAGCCCCAGTGCAGACAGTAATATATTGATAGAATTCTTCCACTGATATACCTACAggctctcagggaggtggattaccaAAGCCAATGAGAGAACCGCCCCCATCTGCGGAGGTCATGACCATGCTGAAGCACTACAGCAATGCAGCTACAGCACTGCAACTGTGCTTCTGTAGTATTtcacatgtagacaagcccatagtgttcAATGGAGAGATGTGTCTTCGGTGTCATGTGGCAGCTCAATAGGATGCATACACAGCACAGGTTAATGTCAGCCCCTCGTTATTCAACTCTGGTAAGACCGCCCtggaatatttcattttgttctgtgcagctCACTACCAGAAAGATGTCAGCAGATGAGGAGGAATTGAAAATGATTATGTATTTAGGAAAGAACTGTGGACCTGATTTCTTCTCTCACACCAGTCATGAGCAGGTCCAGCTTCAGGGTCTTCAGTATATTTACTGCATATTTGGTAGCAGGCTGAGAGAAGTGTCAGAATTTTAATTTGGGCCATACTAAAATTCAGCTGTGAATAGCTCTGGAGGAAATCTAACCAACTTTCTGATATTTGCTTCAACCAAATAACATTTTACATATGTGCTTGAAGTGCAATCATCACAAAagtctatgtctatacttgcccccttcttcgatgggagcatggtaatcaggtcgATGGGAAGTTACTAACTGACAAAGTGTTATGATGCATATGCAATACTTCATTAgacaaattctcccctgtggctactttgaaatgtcaaacttcaaagtgctggcatgccatgtagctgcaggcacttagaagtgcccgGTCCACTTCAAAATACCTTTACTTCccaaaagtttgacacttcaaatttgccacgggggagaatttgcctaaagaagtgatgcatatgcattacagcacttcgttaataatctcccatcacccccattaccgtgccccctttgaagaagagggcaaatgtaaacacagccaaagaaGTACCGCCGCCTAGGCAGTATCACTTGTTTGATCATTTTAACCCTCTTCTTTGCAATTGGTTTGTTTAGTGTCCCAGATTTGGTTCAGCAGATAAGAAGAAATTTTACGGTTTCTCCTGATAGCACGGGCAAGTTCTCTCTACCTCTTTATAACCAGATCTCCCCAAAACTACTTACTGTCCTCACATCCTCTgtcctccccactcctcctggACCACATTCTCATATATTGAGTCGTACTTGAAACTTTCAGCAGGATAATTGCAATCCATATGATGCTTGGAGAGTAAGGTAATACTCAGTGAAAGTAAAGGTATCACGATCTGTCCGTAAGGCCAAACATCCTATGAATAGTTAAATTTGTAGGGTGCTTTTACTTATTCTTCTATCACATCTTTTGGTTCAAACAAAGCTCCCAtattgtttaattttaaaatattgaaatattgtGCATACAAAACACTATGCATCTTGAAATCCATTTATATGCAATAACTCATTAGTCTTCATAGCAGCTTAAAACAAATAGAAATCATTAACTTTCATGTGTTAGAATAATCAAAAGCAAATACTGAATGCTTGCATTGCATGCCTCTTTAATCACACTTTCAAGCCAAAGGCAAATTCAATGCTCATGTAGTTTTCCAACATCAGAATGCGCTGAGTTTATAGGTAAACTTAGCTGGCAGGAAAGACGTTTTCCTATCTTCATGGAGCATTTGTAGGTAGGGTCAAAATAATTCTGGAATACCTTGAAGCCTCTGCTGTTTGCTGGATACGtgtctttctaaagaggaattaCTTCTTTAATGTCTTTCAGCCAGTTGTTGCTGTGACATAAGTTTTTAgttaaataataattattttaaaatatattacgtATAAGTTCACatctagggttttttttccaagctTAATGGAACTTTTATAAGGGAAGATATTCGGTAAGGACCTTATCCAGAGTATATTGAGGTCGGTAGAAAGCCttttattgacttcaatgggcgtTGGCTTAGGCTATTACTTATCATAATATTTAGGAATAAATATCCATGTAGTCATTCACTTTAATTCTTCATCAACAGTGCTGTTTATTATCAAATCTCAGAGCTCtattaacatatatatatatatgtgtgtgtgtgtgtgtgtgtgtgcatatatatatgtatatatatacatatatatgtttcttcttcattattattaatattatttattattattatattaaccTGTATCTTTAAAAGGTCTATAAATCTTTCCCACCTAAATTTCAAATTTTCTGTTGAATCTAGTCCCTCTCTGTCCTTTCATATGTTCAATTTACACATTGTACAACTTCTCAGCCAAGggtaaaaatcaaacaaaataatACATGTATGtttgcaggggaaaaaaggttGATTATGAATTTTCTGTAAGAAAGACATTAGAAGACTATGAATTTTAACTCTTACTCAGTTCCAAGTGGTAAAATTCCAGTACTTAGTGtcttagagagacaagatgagaAGAGTAATATTTTTTTTGAACAACTGTTGGTAAAAGAGACAAAATTTTGAGCTGCACAAAGCTCCTGGGACCAACACACTTAAAACAATACACCATTAGCCCTTCTGACTAATTCTCCAGACTGCAATGGCATATGCACTTTCTAACCCACCTTCCATATACCACACCATACGAACACATTTCTTAGATCCAGGCAGGGAacctctggcctgcaggctggaggcagttcACCAGAGTTAGCTGCTGGTAAGCCACCAACAACTGGTTCTGTGCATCCACATGCACAACTGCTTGCATGTCCCAGTTCCCATAGTTTGCAATTctttgccaatgggagctgtgggaagcaatgGTCAGACCCACGCCTCTTCCCGTCacccccattggctgggaataccAAACaacagacactgggagctgcaagtggccttgCCTGTGGACAGTCAATTAAACAAAGCACCTGAGTGCATACCAGGGAGTAACCTTGGCCAACAGCATCTGGCTGGTGTGCCAAGGTTCCCTAGCCCTGTCCTAGATTGACATGAAAGCTGTAGGAAACATTGCAAATAACACTGGATGACATTGGAACTCTGAGACATAACATACCAACCAGTAACTGAGAGGTGAAAGGTTCTGTAATCCCATTATAAATCCCTTGAACCAACCCATTCTCAAGGTCAAATCCCTGACTGAGGTTCCGCCTTTGCTTTCCATGTGCAAAAGGAAACCTAAATGGCAAATTCCCCCGATAAACTCCCCAAACCCATAGAAATCACTTATCAGGGattctgctctgttccagaaCTGCAGGCTCTGACTGGGCAAAACAGGAAAGTCCCCTAGTTTCCTCTAGATTCCCTCTCCAAAGAAAATAAAGGCTGATGGAAAACTAAGAGTCAGACTGTCTATTTTGGAATGAACAATCAATTTACCCACCCTCACACAATCCTCATAAGCCCAAGGTACAGTTCCAGGTTCCAGGACTGCTTCCTTCTGACCTCTCAGAGAGGATGGAAAGAGATGGGGAGAAGGTGGGGCCATGGGTTCTCATCCTccatggggaggaaaaaaaaaaaagtagacctGGCTGGTCACAAAGGAGGGAATAAATTGCATAACACAAAGAATATCTCCTGGTTCTTCTCCAGTAGGAGGACAGCTCAGTACTATCCATTAGCTGTGCCTTAAAGTTTCAGTCTAACTTTGGATAAATACCTCATGTTTTGGCtttatatgttttttttctttgcccttAAAATGTAATTTGTTTCCAAGCCTACAAAGACT contains:
- the CRLF2 gene encoding cytokine receptor-like factor 2 — translated: MGLVLQVYAAIFILGNLVASQPFAQSLKDTFKITTVNLNDELMQITWDAKDHIPDRNVTFFYRFGTALQAKVWKQCPNYILDQGYNSGCLFKTEGTSLHISFKDKNGSEELFSKSLKSNFYIKPNPPENVTFDWKGDTLTIQCSKPKTPTWCLMLELQYKSKYDKEWQSRKSSCCKIEEQGFDSEKCYSLRVRLERSAPKCNRIRYFSEWKEVTIWRNGSLLDSCADDIKPLASHVILLISVLAVLPVIFLLLIFVCKWQRFQKSVMPVIPDPKHIFSDLFNDHNGNFQEWIDETDNAMVQTKMECVEHECIIEERTGQEDEKEATEKLCELSSMKERDYLNSAHNICLPPPTSDTVSFGSLKFFMNEDLYVIL